Proteins from one uncultured Cohaesibacter sp. genomic window:
- the hrpB gene encoding ATP-dependent helicase HrpB — translation MTEKPSISLPAFLPDLPIREALPGLLAALDAGTRAVLIAPPGAGKTTCVPLALLDQPWLAAMTSEGNGKIIMLEPRRLAARAAARRMAQLLGEPVGKRVGYRVRMESRISKETVIEVVTEGVFARMIVDDPSLEGVAAVLFDEFHERSLDADMALAFTLEGQAALREDLRLVVMSATLDGGRVASILEGAPVIESMGRAYPVETRYLPRKPHDRLENAVCDAVLQALNEDEGSLLVFLPGQAEIHRVEDRLAEQLKRDKDIILAPLYGAMEGKDQDRAIASPPKGKRKIVLATSIAETSLTIDGVRIIIDAGLVRRPRFEPNLGISRLETVRVSRASADQRQGRAGRTEPGVCYRLWDKGQTAALPAFEPPEILETDLSRLVLDLALWGESDPTNLRWLDEPPAAGWAEAVKLLQSFGALDDAAAITDHGKALAALPLPPRLAHMLVMARKAGAEELAAMMAALLSEGGRLRHNDMRRLLQDLIAGKLPRARDIKALAKRWTGKSREKRANTEDAGRILALAYPDRIAMRRGAEGRYLLASGRGGVLQPDDPLNAETFLVVADLQGAAANARITLAAPIARKVIEEEFSALIHQEEAISFDQNSGAVSAKLQTRLGRIVLADRRLKEPSADAIQKALIDAIRKGGLRLLPFTKELERWRGRVRFVAEREDGWPDLSDQGLLDGLENWLAPFLAGKMALSDISAGDLSAALKAMVPYDRLAALETALPTHFTVPTGSRIPIDYAAENSPVLAVRVQELFGLDTHPAIMGGKLPLLLHLLSPAQRPIQVTRDLPGFWRGSWKDVKTDMRGQYPKHVWPDDPIHTEATRRAKPRK, via the coding sequence ATGACCGAGAAGCCTTCCATTTCATTGCCTGCCTTTCTGCCTGATCTGCCCATCCGGGAAGCATTGCCCGGCCTTCTGGCCGCGCTTGACGCGGGGACACGGGCCGTACTGATCGCGCCACCCGGCGCCGGTAAAACCACCTGCGTACCGCTGGCCTTGCTCGATCAGCCATGGCTTGCTGCCATGACGTCCGAGGGCAATGGCAAGATTATCATGCTCGAGCCGCGCCGTCTTGCCGCAAGGGCGGCGGCCCGTCGCATGGCTCAACTGCTTGGCGAGCCGGTTGGCAAGCGCGTCGGCTATCGGGTGCGCATGGAAAGTCGCATCTCCAAGGAAACTGTCATCGAAGTGGTGACGGAAGGCGTCTTCGCCCGCATGATCGTGGATGACCCCAGCCTTGAGGGCGTTGCGGCGGTTCTGTTCGATGAATTCCACGAGCGTAGTCTTGATGCGGATATGGCACTGGCCTTCACGCTTGAAGGGCAGGCGGCTTTGCGCGAAGATTTGCGCCTCGTGGTCATGTCCGCCACACTGGATGGGGGGCGTGTGGCGTCCATTCTCGAGGGAGCGCCGGTTATCGAGAGCATGGGGCGTGCTTATCCGGTCGAGACCCGCTATTTGCCGCGCAAACCGCACGACAGGCTGGAAAACGCCGTCTGCGATGCCGTGCTGCAAGCGTTGAACGAGGATGAAGGTTCGCTTCTGGTCTTCCTGCCCGGACAGGCCGAAATCCATCGCGTCGAGGATCGTTTGGCCGAGCAACTCAAGAGGGATAAAGACATCATCCTTGCCCCGCTCTATGGCGCCATGGAAGGCAAGGATCAGGATCGCGCCATTGCATCGCCGCCAAAAGGCAAACGCAAGATCGTGCTGGCCACCTCCATTGCGGAAACTTCGCTGACCATCGATGGCGTCCGCATCATCATTGATGCGGGCCTTGTGCGACGCCCTCGCTTTGAGCCCAACCTTGGTATTTCGCGGCTGGAGACGGTTCGCGTTTCCCGCGCCAGTGCCGATCAGCGACAGGGCCGGGCAGGACGTACCGAGCCTGGGGTCTGCTATCGTCTGTGGGACAAGGGGCAAACCGCCGCGCTACCAGCCTTCGAGCCGCCCGAAATTCTTGAGACAGATCTCTCCCGCCTTGTGTTGGATCTGGCACTTTGGGGCGAGAGTGACCCCACCAATCTCAGATGGCTGGATGAACCGCCCGCAGCAGGTTGGGCTGAAGCGGTCAAATTGCTGCAATCCTTCGGCGCACTGGATGACGCAGCTGCGATCACGGACCATGGCAAGGCGCTGGCTGCCTTGCCCCTGCCGCCTCGGCTCGCCCATATGCTCGTCATGGCCCGCAAGGCAGGGGCTGAGGAACTGGCTGCAATGATGGCAGCACTCCTGAGCGAGGGGGGACGCCTGCGCCACAATGATATGCGCCGTCTCTTGCAGGATTTGATTGCCGGAAAATTGCCGCGGGCAAGGGATATCAAGGCGCTGGCCAAACGCTGGACAGGCAAGAGCCGCGAAAAAAGAGCGAACACTGAGGACGCTGGCCGCATTCTGGCGCTGGCCTATCCGGACCGGATCGCCATGCGACGTGGCGCCGAGGGGCGCTATCTGTTGGCTTCGGGCCGTGGAGGTGTGCTCCAGCCTGATGATCCGCTCAACGCGGAGACCTTTCTCGTTGTGGCCGACCTGCAAGGCGCCGCTGCCAACGCGCGCATAACGCTGGCCGCCCCCATTGCCCGCAAGGTCATCGAAGAGGAGTTCTCCGCTCTCATCCATCAGGAAGAGGCCATCAGCTTTGACCAGAATTCAGGAGCTGTGTCCGCCAAACTGCAAACGCGGCTGGGGCGCATCGTGCTGGCCGACCGGCGTTTGAAAGAGCCCTCAGCCGACGCGATCCAGAAAGCGCTGATAGACGCGATTCGCAAAGGGGGGCTGCGGCTCTTGCCCTTCACCAAGGAGCTTGAGCGCTGGCGCGGTCGTGTGCGTTTTGTTGCCGAGCGGGAAGATGGCTGGCCGGATCTTTCCGATCAGGGGTTGCTGGACGGGCTGGAAAATTGGCTTGCCCCTTTCCTTGCCGGCAAAATGGCGCTCTCGGATATCTCTGCCGGTGACCTTTCTGCGGCTCTTAAAGCCATGGTTCCCTATGATCGGTTGGCCGCGCTGGAAACGGCACTGCCGACCCATTTTACCGTGCCCACCGGCTCGCGTATTCCCATTGATTATGCTGCAGAAAATAGCCCCGTTCTTGCCGTGCGCGTACAGGAGCTGTTTGGCCTTGATACGCATCCGGCGATTATGGGCGGAAAGCTACCGCTGCTGTTGCATCTGCTCTCACCTGCCCAGCGCCCCATTCAGGTGACGCGGGATCTGCCCGGCTTCTGGCGTGGGTCGTGGAAAGACGTAAAGACCGATATGCGCGGGCAATATCCAAAGCATGTCTGGCCGGATGATCCGATCCATACCGAAGCAACGCGCCGCGCCAAGCCGCGTAAATGA
- a CDS encoding BMP family ABC transporter substrate-binding protein, protein MLRQFFGAAALATMMVVAPALAAEIKPAVVYDLGGKSDQSFNQSAYNGAEAYKKDTGTDYRDFEIQNDAQREQALRRFAQRGYDPIVAIGFSQAEALKKVAPEFPETKFAIVDMVVDLPNVRSIVFKEHEGSFLVGLLAAKASQTGKVGFVGGMDIPLIRAFACGYKQGAKAANPDIEIFENMIGTTGAAWNDPVKGGELTKSQIDRGADVIYHAAGGSGAGVLQAAADAGKLGIGVDSNQNALHPGNVLTSMVKRVDTAVYNAFKDLASDDWSSGIYVLGLAEDGVAWADDENNKDLITDDMRAAVDQASKEIIDGKIVVHDYRADNSCPF, encoded by the coding sequence ATGTTGCGTCAATTTTTCGGTGCTGCTGCACTGGCAACCATGATGGTTGTAGCACCTGCACTCGCTGCTGAAATCAAGCCTGCTGTGGTCTATGACCTGGGCGGTAAAAGCGACCAGTCCTTCAACCAGTCCGCCTATAATGGTGCGGAAGCCTACAAGAAGGATACCGGCACGGACTATCGTGACTTCGAGATCCAGAATGATGCCCAGCGCGAACAGGCTCTGCGTCGCTTTGCCCAGCGCGGATATGATCCGATCGTGGCTATCGGTTTTTCTCAGGCTGAAGCCCTGAAAAAAGTGGCTCCGGAATTCCCGGAAACAAAGTTTGCTATCGTCGACATGGTCGTAGATCTGCCAAACGTACGCTCCATCGTCTTTAAGGAGCATGAAGGCTCCTTCCTCGTAGGTCTTCTGGCTGCCAAGGCCTCCCAGACCGGTAAAGTTGGCTTCGTTGGTGGTATGGACATTCCGCTTATCCGCGCTTTTGCATGCGGTTACAAGCAGGGTGCCAAGGCTGCCAATCCAGACATTGAAATCTTTGAAAACATGATCGGCACCACCGGTGCTGCATGGAACGACCCTGTGAAGGGTGGCGAGCTGACCAAATCCCAGATCGACCGTGGCGCTGACGTAATCTATCACGCTGCAGGCGGTTCTGGCGCTGGCGTTCTGCAGGCTGCTGCTGATGCGGGCAAATTGGGCATCGGCGTTGACTCCAACCAGAATGCCCTGCATCCGGGCAACGTTCTGACCTCCATGGTCAAGCGTGTTGACACGGCTGTCTACAATGCCTTCAAGGATCTGGCCTCTGACGACTGGTCTTCAGGCATCTATGTTCTCGGTCTGGCCGAAGATGGCGTGGCCTGGGCTGATGATGAAAACAACAAGGACCTGATCACCGATGACATGCGCGCAGCTGTCGATCAGGCATCCAAGGAAATCATTGATGGCAAGATCGTTGTCCACGATTACCGTGCCGACAACAGCTGCCCATTCTAA